The Paraflavitalea devenefica genome contains a region encoding:
- a CDS encoding DUF3857 domain-containing transglutaminase family protein has translation MKKILLLTAPVLWSLLLQAQVPSLDVTAIPEPVKKNANIVKRYENTFFEITDIDRGYLKKHEIYTILNADGEYKLFFSEQYDNKFFFLESVEIKVYDAAGKQINKYKKKDLMTYGGSDDLINDDKRAYIKIPAPSYPITIETEVEKKYKGSLFMPAYSIIVPDEGVQQSSFTVKVPKSLDLRYKEQEIKLPPKVTEDDKYKIYVWSVNNLPAIQTEPGAVSPTDRYPLILLAANRFKMDDYEGDMSTWKNLGLWYNELHKGVDVLPEDRKAFLKSLVKDAKDDREKARIIYDYLQKNFRYVSIQLGIGGWKSLPATFTDQKKYGDCKGLTNYMHAALKAVGVRSHRALINSQYDMAPVDPNFPMARFNHVILCVPQPKDTIWLECTNKVIDFGMLGSSTENRNALLITEEGGVLVPTPKSVATANKFDVLTTIVIQPDGSGKVVSKFNTTGYFKMLIDYVVNEKKDDQKDFIVNYMGYKQPDEFIFARKEDPVNMLAELEMVIEKVPEFIAGNKMFLSPRQYKLSETKLPKADKRKLDYYFKNPYVKTDTTMIKLPDGFAIEALPQSKEIKCGLASYQTKFWYDEGQKTIFSATSLMLNQLQIPAAEYAAVKKFFDDVALDDAQRIVIKKQ, from the coding sequence ATGAAAAAGATACTGTTGTTGACTGCCCCTGTATTATGGTCGCTTCTTTTGCAGGCACAGGTACCCTCCCTGGATGTAACAGCCATACCTGAGCCGGTTAAAAAGAATGCCAATATCGTGAAGCGTTATGAGAATACTTTTTTTGAGATCACGGATATCGACAGGGGCTATTTAAAAAAGCACGAAATATACACCATCCTGAATGCAGACGGTGAATACAAATTATTTTTCTCAGAGCAATATGATAATAAGTTCTTCTTCCTGGAAAGTGTAGAGATCAAAGTATATGATGCGGCGGGCAAGCAGATCAACAAGTATAAGAAGAAAGACCTGATGACCTATGGCGGCAGCGATGACCTTATCAATGACGACAAGAGGGCCTATATAAAGATTCCCGCACCTTCCTATCCAATTACCATCGAGACCGAAGTGGAGAAGAAATATAAAGGCTCCCTCTTCATGCCTGCATACAGCATCATTGTACCGGATGAAGGCGTACAGCAATCCTCCTTTACCGTTAAGGTACCCAAGAGCCTGGACCTCCGCTATAAAGAGCAGGAGATCAAATTGCCTCCTAAAGTAACGGAAGACGATAAGTACAAGATCTATGTATGGTCGGTCAACAATTTGCCGGCTATTCAAACAGAGCCGGGCGCTGTGAGCCCCACGGACCGGTATCCCCTCATCCTTCTGGCAGCCAACCGGTTCAAGATGGATGATTACGAAGGCGACATGAGCACCTGGAAGAACCTCGGCTTATGGTACAACGAGCTACACAAAGGCGTCGATGTACTTCCCGAAGACCGCAAGGCATTCCTTAAAAGCCTGGTAAAAGATGCAAAAGATGACCGTGAAAAAGCACGCATCATTTATGACTACCTGCAAAAGAATTTTCGGTACGTCAGCATACAGTTGGGTATTGGCGGATGGAAATCATTGCCCGCTACTTTTACCGACCAGAAGAAATATGGTGATTGCAAGGGCTTGACCAACTACATGCATGCAGCGCTTAAAGCTGTAGGGGTCAGGAGCCACCGGGCGCTCATCAATTCGCAATACGACATGGCGCCTGTGGATCCGAATTTCCCTATGGCCAGGTTCAACCACGTGATCCTGTGTGTGCCTCAGCCTAAGGACACTATCTGGCTGGAATGTACCAACAAGGTAATCGATTTTGGTATGCTGGGCTCCAGTACAGAGAACAGGAATGCGCTGTTGATCACCGAAGAGGGGGGCGTATTGGTACCTACGCCGAAAAGTGTTGCTACTGCCAATAAATTTGATGTACTGACTACGATCGTTATTCAGCCTGATGGCTCCGGTAAAGTAGTGAGTAAGTTCAACACTACCGGCTATTTCAAGATGCTGATCGACTATGTGGTCAATGAAAAAAAGGATGATCAAAAGGATTTTATCGTCAACTATATGGGCTACAAGCAGCCTGATGAATTCATTTTCGCCAGGAAGGAAGACCCGGTCAACATGCTCGCTGAACTCGAAATGGTGATAGAAAAAGTACCTGAGTTTATCGCGGGCAATAAGATGTTCCTCAGCCCGCGCCAATACAAACTGAGTGAAACGAAGTTGCCGAAAGCCGATAAGCGGAAACTGGATTATTATTTCAAGAATCCATACGTAAAAACAGATACGACCATGATCAAGCTGCCCGATGGCTTTGCGATCGAGGCTTTACCGCAGAGCAAAGAGATCAAATGTGGCCTTGCCAGCTATCAAACAAAATTCTGGTATGATGAAGGTCAGAAGACTATATTTTCTGCCACCTCACTTATGCTGAACCAGTTGCAAATACCAGCTGCGGAATATGCTGCTGTCAAGAAATTCTTCGACGATGTAGCGCTGGATGATGCACAACGGATTGTGATCAAGAAGCAGTGA
- a CDS encoding menaquinone biosynthesis decarboxylase gives MAYRHQQHFIETLEQAGELVRIKTYVDPKLEIAEITDRISKTSGGGKALLFENTGYDFPVLMNAYGSERRMCLALGVQHLDDVARNIEDLFKLLSSPKESILDKLKLLPKLGEFASWMPKVKSGRGACQEVIWQGEAADINKLPVITCWPKDGGPFVTLPIIHTKDPHTKIRNVGMYRMQVFGPQLTGMHWHRHKVSAKHFSEYKKLGIKMPVAVALGGDPVYAYSATAPLPENVDEYMLAGFLRKRKVELVKCITQPSIEVPADADFVIEGYVDPNDELIWEGPFGDHTGYYSLPDWYPKFHITAITHRKNPVYPATIVGIPPQEDAWLGKATERIFLAPIKMTMVPEIVDMDMPVEGVFHNLVITKINKEYPGQGQKVMNAMWGAGQMMFNKILVLADGKVPITDYKTLAQYVFKNLNPATDIYFSQGPMDVLDHSCSKLGFGGKMCIDGTAKLEEETDESFVFRVSGSGLDDKLVTSTFPEIHSLNSSLLAYDIPCILISVQKNRKGHIRELHQQLCQLPALEGIKMVLYVEHTVDANDLPVALWRFCNNLDPRRDSIPTEQPSQQDPGKKWACMGFDGTIKTKAFDDFQRDWPNIIVAADETIESVDKKWSALGLGDFIPSPSLKFKGQIYGEEAVVE, from the coding sequence ATGGCATACAGGCATCAGCAGCATTTTATTGAGACGTTGGAACAGGCGGGCGAACTGGTACGTATTAAAACGTATGTAGATCCCAAATTGGAGATCGCTGAGATCACTGACCGCATCAGTAAGACATCCGGCGGTGGCAAAGCCCTGCTGTTTGAGAATACCGGGTATGATTTCCCGGTGCTGATGAATGCCTATGGCAGTGAGCGTCGCATGTGCCTGGCCCTGGGGGTACAACACCTCGATGATGTGGCCCGCAATATTGAAGACCTCTTCAAACTCCTGTCATCGCCCAAAGAAAGTATACTGGACAAACTGAAACTCCTGCCCAAACTGGGTGAGTTTGCTTCCTGGATGCCCAAGGTAAAGAGCGGACGAGGAGCCTGCCAGGAAGTGATCTGGCAGGGTGAAGCGGCTGATATTAATAAGCTGCCTGTGATCACCTGCTGGCCCAAAGATGGCGGCCCCTTTGTTACTTTACCGATCATTCATACCAAAGACCCTCATACCAAAATCCGCAATGTAGGTATGTACCGCATGCAGGTATTTGGTCCGCAACTCACCGGTATGCACTGGCACCGCCATAAAGTGAGCGCCAAACATTTCAGTGAATATAAGAAGCTCGGCATCAAAATGCCGGTAGCGGTAGCCCTCGGCGGCGATCCGGTGTATGCGTATTCAGCTACCGCTCCTTTGCCGGAGAATGTGGATGAATATATGCTGGCAGGCTTCCTGCGCAAGCGAAAGGTAGAGCTGGTAAAGTGTATTACGCAGCCTTCCATTGAAGTGCCAGCCGATGCCGACTTTGTGATTGAAGGATATGTAGACCCAAATGACGAACTGATCTGGGAAGGGCCTTTTGGCGATCATACCGGTTATTATTCACTGCCCGACTGGTATCCTAAGTTCCATATCACCGCTATTACACACCGCAAAAACCCGGTATATCCTGCTACCATTGTAGGCATTCCCCCGCAAGAGGATGCCTGGCTGGGCAAGGCTACCGAACGCATTTTCCTGGCGCCTATCAAGATGACGATGGTGCCGGAGATTGTGGATATGGATATGCCCGTGGAAGGCGTATTCCACAACCTGGTGATCACGAAGATCAACAAGGAATATCCCGGTCAGGGCCAGAAGGTGATGAATGCGATGTGGGGCGCCGGACAAATGATGTTCAATAAAATACTGGTGCTGGCAGATGGGAAAGTGCCCATCACAGATTATAAAACACTGGCGCAATACGTATTTAAGAACTTGAATCCGGCTACTGATATTTATTTCTCGCAGGGGCCGATGGATGTGCTGGACCATAGCTGCAGCAAACTGGGCTTTGGTGGTAAGATGTGTATTGACGGTACTGCCAAACTGGAAGAAGAAACGGATGAGAGTTTTGTGTTCCGTGTTTCGGGTTCCGGGTTGGATGATAAGCTGGTTACTTCAACATTCCCGGAGATACACAGCCTTAACAGCAGCCTGTTGGCCTACGATATTCCCTGCATTCTCATTTCCGTTCAAAAGAACCGTAAGGGGCATATCCGCGAACTGCATCAGCAGTTATGCCAGTTACCCGCCCTGGAAGGTATAAAGATGGTTCTTTATGTAGAGCATACGGTAGATGCCAATGACCTGCCGGTAGCTTTGTGGCGCTTCTGCAATAACCTGGACCCACGGCGCGACAGCATACCAACAGAACAACCTTCCCAACAAGATCCTGGTAAGAAATGGGCCTGCATGGGATTTGACGGCACCATTAAAACAAAGGCTTTTGATGACTTCCAGCGCGACTGGCCCAATATCATTGTGGCTGCCGATGAAACGATTGAATCAGTAGACAAGAAATGGTCCGCCCTGGGACTGGGCGATTTCATTCCTTCTCCATCCCTGAAGTTCAAAGGGCAGATCTATGGGGAGGAAGCAGTGGTGGAATAA
- a CDS encoding DUF3857 domain-containing protein — protein MRKTLALIAVIGLSLPVFAQRDKDIPAFGTVEKADLQLKECDFDKDAEAMVLFDAAEAYCDNMGSIELVRHIRIKIFKDKGLKTADIHIPYHSYRNDENIKGLTAQTYNLDAAGNIITTKVEKKLIYEKPIDKRFSEQVFTFPEAKAGSIIEYKYTHTNIGLTNWYFQKSIPVKYSRYRADFPEEVEFVSTPMCVLPVQQKSENKSRRNIKVLTMSNIPALRDEPYITCEDDYLQRIETRLIAVNPPGAPRRSFVRTWPQIIRGLMEDEDFGIQLKREIPRTVDLDEALKKQTDPYQKMVTIHNYVRKNMEWNGYGNIWALNGVKSAWKDKKGTNGEINLILVNLLKDAGLKASPLLVSTRSNGRVNTGVAHWQQFNKVLAYVTIGENNYILDATEKYTPSHLIPYEVMYSEGLVIEKIDTWEWGWRVLWDEKPHFKKTVVVRADVDEQGLMKGETSVTAYDYSRVTCMPILKKGKDKFIEEYFTSTGSGIKIDSLRIENEDIDSLPLIQNASFSQPVNSSGDYKYFSVNLFTGLEKNPFVADNRFSDVFFGTNQNYQVVANITIPETYEFEALPKSIRMIMPDTSISITRRINAEKNTLAVRISLEFKKPFYTAEEYPDFKEFYKQLFALLNEQYAIRKKAKS, from the coding sequence ATGAGAAAAACGCTTGCCCTGATTGCCGTAATAGGGCTTTCCTTGCCGGTTTTTGCCCAACGGGACAAAGACATTCCTGCATTTGGTACTGTTGAGAAGGCAGATCTCCAGTTAAAAGAATGCGATTTTGACAAAGATGCCGAAGCCATGGTGCTGTTCGATGCCGCAGAAGCCTATTGTGACAATATGGGATCCATCGAATTGGTACGCCATATACGGATCAAGATCTTCAAGGATAAGGGGCTAAAAACCGCCGATATACACATTCCATATCATAGTTACCGCAACGATGAAAACATCAAGGGCCTTACTGCCCAGACGTATAACCTGGATGCAGCCGGCAATATCATTACCACGAAGGTGGAGAAAAAGCTGATCTACGAAAAGCCGATTGATAAAAGGTTTTCTGAACAGGTATTTACTTTCCCCGAAGCAAAGGCAGGCAGTATCATTGAATACAAATATACTCATACCAATATTGGCCTCACCAATTGGTATTTCCAGAAATCAATCCCGGTGAAGTACAGCCGGTACCGGGCAGACTTTCCCGAAGAAGTGGAATTTGTTTCCACGCCTATGTGCGTGCTGCCGGTACAACAGAAATCTGAGAACAAGAGCCGGCGGAACATCAAGGTCCTCACCATGTCGAACATCCCGGCCTTGCGGGACGAACCCTATATCACCTGTGAGGACGATTACCTGCAGCGGATCGAAACAAGACTGATCGCCGTTAATCCTCCCGGCGCACCCCGGCGCAGCTTTGTGCGTACCTGGCCACAGATCATCCGGGGATTGATGGAAGATGAAGACTTTGGCATACAACTGAAAAGGGAAATACCCCGCACTGTCGACCTGGACGAAGCCCTTAAAAAGCAGACAGATCCTTACCAGAAAATGGTCACTATCCACAACTACGTGCGGAAGAACATGGAGTGGAACGGGTATGGCAATATCTGGGCGCTGAATGGAGTAAAGAGCGCCTGGAAGGATAAGAAGGGTACCAATGGCGAGATCAACCTCATCCTGGTGAACCTGCTCAAAGATGCCGGCCTGAAAGCATCGCCCCTGCTGGTAAGCACCAGGAGCAACGGGCGGGTAAATACAGGCGTAGCCCACTGGCAGCAGTTCAACAAAGTGCTGGCCTATGTAACGATTGGCGAGAACAATTATATCCTGGATGCCACGGAAAAATACACCCCTTCCCACCTGATCCCCTATGAAGTCATGTATTCAGAAGGGCTGGTGATCGAAAAAATAGATACCTGGGAATGGGGATGGCGTGTATTGTGGGATGAAAAACCACACTTCAAAAAAACGGTGGTGGTAAGGGCCGATGTGGATGAGCAGGGACTTATGAAAGGCGAGACCAGCGTTACAGCCTACGATTATTCCCGCGTTACCTGTATGCCCATACTGAAAAAAGGGAAAGATAAGTTCATAGAAGAATACTTCACTTCCACCGGCTCCGGTATCAAAATAGATTCCCTGCGCATTGAGAATGAAGATATTGACAGCCTGCCCCTGATACAGAACGCATCGTTCAGCCAGCCGGTGAACAGCTCAGGCGATTATAAATACTTTTCCGTTAACTTGTTTACCGGCCTGGAAAAAAATCCTTTTGTGGCAGACAACCGGTTTTCCGATGTTTTCTTTGGCACCAACCAGAATTACCAGGTAGTAGCCAATATCACGATACCGGAGACCTATGAGTTTGAGGCCCTGCCCAAAAGTATACGGATGATCATGCCGGATACCAGCATTTCCATTACCCGCCGGATCAATGCGGAAAAGAACACGCTGGCGGTGCGTATTTCGCTGGAATTTAAAAAACCTTTTTATACAGCAGAAGAATACCCGGATTTTAAGGAATTTTATAAGCAGTTATTCGCCTTGCTGAATGAGCAATACGCGATCCGTAAAAAAGCTAAATCCTGA
- a CDS encoding DUF3857 domain-containing protein, whose protein sequence is MNATRGMMNRLCRHAALMILPLLGCITVWAQPEFETWAQLTNEERAMKVCAFDKEADAIVLIDEAVSDYDDDRHLITYRHIRIKILKEKGLEYANVAIPYYVRNDFESIDDIEALAFNFDASGNHTIQHLERKAIFTESSNELVHRKKFTFPGVKPGSIIEYKYRSTMKHYGGLDDWQFQQELPVVLSKYTLTVPPNTEFAYMVYKSDQLEMKVDKKPSEGKTIFEMRDIAGLRDEPYMDARKDYLQRVTFQLAAFNNSGFGRQKYMTSWDEVTRELNTASYFGAQIGKNISGTEEFTTQMKALPSPVEKMKRVYNYTRNYMNWNGYNGYSTMEGVKTAWSKKTGNITDVNLILLNLLTESGLEAYPMLVSERRHGKVLTQYPFVDQFNATYVVVIIGDKKYFLDATDQFGQPEMVPFPILNTTAFIVHRKKGGIINITDETLQYRENLTVSLKIGAGNVITGDVYVNSTHYARTDRLRSWKRGRERYLSGFHKPGSSVTVDSIDVKNVEQDSLPLAQHLQFKGPATVTGDYIFVPVNLFSGYESNPFIATNRFSDVNFGFRQHVNFSTYIDIPEGYAPDELPKSLQLVNADKTVIFIREIFHDANTNKILARIRIEFKKSLYSVDEYGELKEFYKKMFDLLNEQIVFKKK, encoded by the coding sequence ATGAATGCAACACGCGGTATGATGAACCGGCTATGTCGACATGCAGCATTGATGATCCTGCCGTTATTAGGTTGTATAACAGTATGGGCACAACCGGAATTTGAAACCTGGGCGCAGTTGACGAATGAAGAGCGGGCCATGAAGGTATGCGCCTTCGACAAGGAAGCCGATGCCATTGTACTGATTGACGAAGCCGTATCGGATTATGATGATGACCGTCACCTGATCACCTATCGTCATATCCGTATCAAAATACTGAAAGAGAAAGGGCTTGAATATGCCAATGTGGCTATCCCCTATTATGTACGGAATGATTTTGAATCGATTGACGATATTGAAGCACTGGCCTTCAACTTTGATGCATCCGGCAATCATACCATCCAGCACCTGGAGAGGAAGGCTATTTTTACGGAGTCCAGCAATGAACTGGTTCACCGGAAGAAATTCACTTTTCCTGGCGTTAAACCAGGCAGCATCATAGAATACAAATACCGCAGTACGATGAAGCACTACGGTGGCCTGGATGACTGGCAATTCCAGCAGGAACTGCCGGTAGTGCTAAGCAAGTATACCTTGACCGTTCCACCCAATACGGAGTTTGCCTACATGGTATATAAAAGCGATCAACTGGAAATGAAAGTAGACAAAAAGCCCAGTGAAGGCAAAACGATCTTTGAAATGCGCGACATTGCCGGTCTGCGTGATGAACCCTATATGGATGCCCGGAAAGATTACCTGCAACGGGTAACTTTCCAATTAGCGGCCTTCAACAACAGTGGATTTGGCCGGCAAAAGTATATGACCTCCTGGGATGAGGTAACGCGTGAGCTGAATACAGCTTCTTATTTCGGTGCCCAGATCGGCAAAAACATCAGCGGCACGGAAGAGTTTACCACGCAAATGAAAGCCTTGCCTTCTCCCGTGGAAAAAATGAAGCGGGTATATAATTATACACGTAATTATATGAACTGGAACGGCTATAATGGTTACAGCACTATGGAAGGCGTGAAAACAGCCTGGAGCAAGAAAACCGGCAATATCACTGATGTGAACCTCATTTTACTGAACCTGCTCACGGAAAGCGGGCTGGAAGCTTATCCCATGCTGGTGAGTGAACGACGCCATGGAAAGGTGTTGACCCAATATCCTTTTGTAGACCAGTTCAATGCCACCTATGTGGTAGTGATAATCGGAGATAAAAAATACTTCCTGGATGCTACCGACCAGTTTGGGCAACCGGAAATGGTCCCCTTCCCTATCCTGAATACCACTGCCTTTATTGTACACCGGAAGAAAGGCGGCATTATCAATATCACCGATGAAACGCTTCAATACCGGGAGAACCTGACCGTATCCCTGAAGATCGGCGCCGGGAATGTGATAACCGGCGATGTATATGTTAACAGCACGCATTATGCCCGCACCGACCGGTTACGTTCCTGGAAACGCGGCCGTGAACGGTACCTGAGTGGCTTTCACAAACCGGGCTCTTCTGTTACCGTTGACAGTATTGATGTAAAAAATGTGGAGCAGGATTCCCTGCCCCTGGCCCAGCACCTGCAGTTTAAGGGACCGGCCACTGTGACCGGCGACTATATTTTTGTACCGGTGAACCTGTTCTCCGGTTATGAGTCTAACCCCTTTATTGCCACCAACCGCTTCAGCGATGTCAATTTCGGTTTCCGGCAGCATGTCAACTTCAGCACCTATATTGATATACCGGAAGGATATGCACCGGATGAGTTGCCTAAATCACTCCAGTTGGTGAATGCCGATAAAACGGTGATCTTTATACGGGAGATCTTTCATGATGCCAATACCAATAAAATACTGGCCCGTATACGGATCGAATTTAAAAAGAGCCTGTATAGTGTGGATGAATATGGCGAGCTGAAAGAGTTTTATAAAAAGATGTTCGATCTGTTGAACGAACAGATCGTATTCAAGAAAAAGTAA